CTCGCGCGCCGTCGAGCAGAGTCCCGTCTCCATCGTCATCACCGACACCCAGGGAGCCATCGAGTACGCCAATCCGGAATTCACGGAGGTGACCGGCTATACCCTGGCGGAAGCCCTGGGTCAGAATCCGCGCATTTTGAAATCCGGCGAAACGCCCCCCGAGGAGTACGCGCGCTTGTGGCAACAGATCAGCGCGGGCGGACAATGGCGCGGCGAATTTCACAACAAGAAAAAGAACGGCGAACTATACTGGGAATCCGCCTCCATCTCTGCCGTCACCGACGAACATGGCAAGATCACGCATTACCTCGCGGTGAAAGAAGACATTACCGCGCGCAAAGCGATCGAACGCAAACTCGCCGACGAACGCAACCAACTCAACACGATTCTCGAAAATTTACCGGCGATGGTGTTCATCAAAGACCCCACCGGACGCTACGTCTTTAGCAATCGCGAGCACATGCGCTTTCTCGGCTTTGACCAAACGCACGGCATCCTCGGCAAAACTGCTGCCGACCTTTTCGATTCCGAGTTTGCCGAACGCGTCCGCGCCGACGACGCCAAGGTGCTCCGCGACGGACTGACCATCGTCAATCGCGAAGAAAATTCGGCGGATCCCGTCACCTGCGAAATGCGCTGGCGCTTGACGACCAAAGTGCCCTTGCGCGACATTGCCGGCAACATCACCGGCTTGCTCGGCATCTCGCGCGATATGACCGAACGCAAGTGCGCGGAAGAAGAACTGCGCGCGGCGAAAGACACCGCCGAAGCCGCGACCCGCGCCAAGAGCGAATTTCTCGCGAACATGAGCCACGAAATCCGCACGCCGATGAACGCGGTCATCGGCATGACGAGTCTGCTCCTCGACACGCCGCTCACCGAGCAACAACGCGACTTTTGCCAAACGATTCGCGCGAGCGGCGATGCGCTCCTCGCAATCATCAACGACATTCTCGATTTCTCCAAGATCGAATCAGGACGTCTCGAACTCGAACGTCAACCCTTCGAGGTCGCGCGGTGCGCCGAGGAGGCGCTCGATCTGCTCGCGGCGCGCGCCTCGCAAAAAGGATTGGACCTGGCGTACACGATTGACGCGAGTGTGCCCGAAGCGATCATCGGCGACATCACGCGCTTGCGCCAAATTTTGGTCAACCTGCTCGGCAACGCCGTCAAGTTCACCGACACCGGCGAAGTCATCATCGCGGTAACTGGAACCGCGCCCGCCGAGAACATGTACGATTTGCATTTCGCCGTCAAGGATTCCGGGATCGGCATTCCCCCCGACCGGATGGATCGCCTGTTCAAATCGTTCAGCCAGGTAGACGCTTCGACGACGCGCCGGTATGGCGGCACCGGACTGGGTCTCGTCATCAGCAAACGGCTCGCGGAAATGATGGGCGGCGCGATGTGGGTCGAAAGCACCGGCGTACCCGGCGAAGGCACCACGTTCCACTTTACGATTCGCGCGCTTGCCTCACCGCACCAACCCAATTTGAATTTGCGTTCGATTCAACCGCAACTTTCCGGATTGCGCGCGCTCATCGTGGACGACAACGCCACCAATCGCAAGATCATAGATTTGCAACTGCGCGCCTGGGGCATGACGCCGACGACGGCGGCTTCGGGTGCCGAGGCGCTCGCGCTGATTCAGCGCGGCGACCGCTTCGACATTGCGATTCTCGATATGCAAATGCCGGAGATGGATGGCTTGACGCTTGCCGCCGAAATCCGCAAGCAGCGCGATGCGAACGCGTTGCCGTTGGTCATGCTCACCTCCATCGGCAGTCGCGCCGAAGCGGAAGGCGCGACCAACGTCCGCTTTGCCGCGTACTTGTCCAAACCGATCAAGGCATCGCAATTGTACAACGCACTGGTGGACGTGTTTGCGAAACGTCCCGTGCGCGCGCCGCAACTCGCCGCGCAACCGCAAATGGATGCGACGATGGGGACGCGGCATCCGCTCCGCCTTCTCCTCGCCGAAGATAACTTGGTGAATCAAAAAGTCGCGTTGCTCATTTTGCAAAAGATGGGGTATCGCGCCGATGTCGCCGGCAACGGCTTGGAAACGCTCGACGCGTTGCGCCGACAAACGTACGACGTGGTGTTGATGGATGTGCAAATGCCGGAGTTGGACGGACTCGATGCGACGCGACGCATCCGCGCCGAGTTCGATCCCGCGCAGCAACCGCGCATCATCGCGATGACCGCGGAGGCGATGCAAGGCGACCGCGAGATTTGTCTTGCGGCGGGCATGGATGATTACATCACCAAGCCGGTGCGCGTGGAGGAATTAGCGCGCGCGCTCGAACGCGCCACGCCACTCGTGGAGATTGCAAATCCCGAACCGGCAACCGCACAACCAACTGCCGATGTGCTCGACGCGCATTTGCTTACCGATTTGCGCGAGGTAACGGACGGCGACATGGAACCGCTGATCGAACTGGTGAACCTGTTTCAAGTGAACGCGCCGTCGCTCATCGAAGCGATCCGCCAAGCCGCGTCGAATCATGATGCGGATGCGATGCGCCGCGCGGCGCACACCTTGAAATCGGCGAGTGCGAACCTCGGCGCGCACGTGCTCGCGGATGTGTGCAAAGAGATCGAAGAAGCAGTGCGGAGCGGCAAACAGAACGGCGCGGATCCGACCGCGCGTGTGGAACGCGAATACGCGCGGGCGCTCGACGCGCTGCGCGCGTACACGGCGAAAACGTAAAGCGACGAATTGTAACCGCTCAACCTTACGAAGGTTCGCGCGGTGTCTCGATTTGAAATGCGTTTTCGCAACCTTCGCAAGGTTGGGAACAGTCACCACGAATTTGAATTTGACACGCCAACTTGAATCAGTATAATCGGGTTACGGATTCGTTTGCCGACGTAGCTCAGTGGTAGAGCAGGGGACTCATAAGCCCTTGGTCAGTGGTCCGACTCCACTCGTCGGCACAAACAAGCGACCTTCGATATGCGAGGGTCGCTTTTTGATTTCGCTATTTCCACGCGATTGGAGTAAAATAGAGTCGCCTGGAATCTTGTGCAGATACTCCTCCGCTTGAAAAGTCACATGCCTAAAGTACTGATCCTACTATTCCTGGCGTTCGCGGCTGGGTGCGGTACATTTTCCGAAACCGCTGACCCCACCTCGGATGCGCCGGAAATTCCGAGACCGCAAGTTGCGTCTTTCAAGGATGCCGTAACATACCAACAAGCTTTGCAGGTATGGCAAACTCCCGAAGACATCAACGCGTGGATCGGTGCCAGGTTCACTTATGACATGGCGCGAGCAATGGCACTATCTGAGACCCAGCGAAACAGGTCCGGTCAATTATCCATCTACGAGCCACACGATTTCTTCGCCGCCCCTTCAGGAGTGTGCGTTGACCTGTCTCGCTTTGCCGTCGAAACCCTCCGACACATCGCGCCGGCTGTCAAGCCCAACTATTTGATGATTGAGTTCACGCCAGTCGAGCTGGATGGCAACACGTTGCGCCTACACTGGCTCACCTCTTTTCGGCGAGACGGGAACTATTATTTTTTTGCCGACTCCAAGCGCCCAGGTCACATCGCAGGACCGTATATCGGCATCCCAGAGTTTGTAGCCGAGTACGCCAAGTACCGCGGCAGACCCATCGTCGCATTCCAGGAACTAGAATCGTACCAACGCAAGCAACGCACACCGGCATTGAAGCAACATCGCGAAGAACGCCCCTAGCTCTTGGGAACAACCACGTGACCTTTGAGTCGAAGGTTGCTTTTTGATCTCGCTATTTCCGCGTGATTGGAGTAAAATACAGTCACTTCAACCTGAGACAAAACCAATGGCAAAAATCGAACTCGTCCACATTAGCAAAGCATTCGACGCGCGCAAGCCAGCGCTTACGTTCCCCTTCCCATCGCGCGATTTGCCTGCCGCGCGCCGCCCGTTCGCAATCGAAAATCTCAACCTCACGGTTCCGCACGCGAAGACACTTGTCATCCTGGGTCCGAGCGGGTGCGGCAAAACGACGATTCTCAAAATGATCGCGGGGTTGATCGAGCCGGATGCCGGCGAAATTCTGTACAACGGCACCAACATGCAAGATGTGCCGCCCGGTCAACGCGGGATCGGATTTTTGTTTCAAGGGTACGCGCTCTATCCGCACCTGACTAGCAAGACCAACATCCTCTCGTACTTTTTCTTCAAGAAGAAAACGCCAACCTTGAATGCAGAGGCGCAAGCCAAGTACAAACGCACGAGCGAATTGCTCGGCGT
The Chloroflexota bacterium genome window above contains:
- a CDS encoding PAS domain S-box protein, yielding MAPFQQVPERLDFRMFIKRFLQVFLTLALVLAIAAGFAHSSDVRNATTLIGENETHTLDLARQGLATSFERILSDLYYLAELPEIQGHALDNAELASEFLLFAKQKRMYDQIRLMNLTGMELIAINYNHGAPLIATLDQPQSKEQRYHFRNALDLNNSEVYVSPLALNTAGDQIEEPLKPLIRFGTPVFDAQGRKIGVVMLNYFGADLLTMLSHISAPSAGTVMLLNADGYWLKGPTHQDEWGFVFPDRQTRTFGNTYPDAWSQISHAEQGQFFTSDGLFTFVTVHPLLDGLQASTAAGEALATSRAQLTARQYTWKIVTHIPQAVFDAQSNQALLSLLPRAVIGLLILASIAYMLARAIVHRRMAEQTLHQQYDFMQKLIDTIPAPVYYKDTRGAYRGCNRAYEEFYGVTAADLIGKTAYDIHPQEIAEQYTALDHALLAQTGAQQHEARARRADGDARDILLNKATYTDAHGNLAGIVGMALDITERKEMETRLDRLAHFNENIVQSIGEGIMMDDTEGHVVFANPAACAILGYAPSELIGMHWSGFIAPDQHTHIEQTNQQRAAGASGRYEVEVLRQDGRRLTVMVSGQPRIEDGAYVGTLAVFSDITERKQVEERLRQLSRAVEQSPVSIVITDTQGAIEYANPEFTEVTGYTLAEALGQNPRILKSGETPPEEYARLWQQISAGGQWRGEFHNKKKNGELYWESASISAVTDEHGKITHYLAVKEDITARKAIERKLADERNQLNTILENLPAMVFIKDPTGRYVFSNREHMRFLGFDQTHGILGKTAADLFDSEFAERVRADDAKVLRDGLTIVNREENSADPVTCEMRWRLTTKVPLRDIAGNITGLLGISRDMTERKCAEEELRAAKDTAEAATRAKSEFLANMSHEIRTPMNAVIGMTSLLLDTPLTEQQRDFCQTIRASGDALLAIINDILDFSKIESGRLELERQPFEVARCAEEALDLLAARASQKGLDLAYTIDASVPEAIIGDITRLRQILVNLLGNAVKFTDTGEVIIAVTGTAPAENMYDLHFAVKDSGIGIPPDRMDRLFKSFSQVDASTTRRYGGTGLGLVISKRLAEMMGGAMWVESTGVPGEGTTFHFTIRALASPHQPNLNLRSIQPQLSGLRALIVDDNATNRKIIDLQLRAWGMTPTTAASGAEALALIQRGDRFDIAILDMQMPEMDGLTLAAEIRKQRDANALPLVMLTSIGSRAEAEGATNVRFAAYLSKPIKASQLYNALVDVFAKRPVRAPQLAAQPQMDATMGTRHPLRLLLAEDNLVNQKVALLILQKMGYRADVAGNGLETLDALRRQTYDVVLMDVQMPELDGLDATRRIRAEFDPAQQPRIIAMTAEAMQGDREICLAAGMDDYITKPVRVEELARALERATPLVEIANPEPATAQPTADVLDAHLLTDLREVTDGDMEPLIELVNLFQVNAPSLIEAIRQAASNHDADAMRRAAHTLKSASANLGAHVLADVCKEIEEAVRSGKQNGADPTARVEREYARALDALRAYTAKT